The sequence aaagaacaagtaacttaatgatgattttgtgaaggaaaaagaaaagaaaataaagcttgttacttacaagtcttgagagaaaaagagagtgaGAGAAGTTGCAAGTAAgttgtgtgtgaaaaatgaaatgaaactagtgaataagtaacaaagtaaaaaaaaaaaaaatttgaactccctcCACCCTCTCAAGGCCGACGGTTTTGGGGCAATTGGGGAAGGGTCAAAAGCCAACTTTCTAATATGGGGAGATGGTGAATGCTTGGAATGGTAATAAAGCTAAAGGGTATGGGAAAATGGtgtaaatgtgtaagtaactagattcctcatgAATAATTAATCCTTGATCTTACTCTTAATAATTCATTAGCTTAAtgttgggctaactagtccattaagaaagtagggtgggcttccaagtccatatcaaataataaaagcccaagtccaagtatgtaacaattaatccaataaagcccaagtaattaactagtaaccttagttaattaaaaatgattaataaaaattagtcatgaatgtaaataatattcgaaaatattattcgtgtaaagtacgtgtgtcacaaagacaaatcgggcatgtaaagttaaatacgataacaagtaacacgtataagaacacgtttattaaaacgcaagcattaataataaaattattaataattaaacgttggaaaaaccagggtcgttacattctcGATCCATAAGTCATTTGAATTTATACCCCTTATGTTGTTTTTGTTTTGCCTCCTTTTAATACATGAATGAAAAAATTTGCTATTTTCATCCCCTTCCGTAACCCATTTAATCCTTGCCTTTTGTTTCAATATATCGCCTTTCTCCCTATCTTTTTGAAACCACTTTTTTTCAAGTCTAACCAAGATGCAATTTCAACTTCCGAAAGGTCACGAGTACCGATGATGTTTTTCCATTTAGAAATTTCTTTATGAAGTGAGTCGATTTCGGCATTTAGACTATTATATTTAGGATTACATTTTTCCTTCAACACCCCTTTTACGTTCTTAAGTTTATCACGAAATATACAATCGGCCCTTGGATTATGAATGGTAACTTTCCATACATCTTTTATCAAATCATCACTTTTTTCATCTTCGAACCAATTGTTGAAAATCCTAATAGGTTTCAGCCCGAAGTCGTTATTCATATCCTTCAAAATGATGGGGTAATGATCGGAGTAATCCCTATCGAGAGTACATGCAGAAATTCCATCCCATGATGCATAACACGCTTCCGAGACTAAGAACCTGTCAAGTTTACTATATTTCAAACCGTCGTCACTAATCCTAGTAAACTTCATTCCCCCTAATGGAATTTCAATAAGATTAGCCTTGTCAATGAAATCGTTGAACATCTTTGCTCTACTTTCGATAAATTCGCAATTTTTCCTTTCCGTTCTTCGCCTTACTTCATTAAAATCGCCACAGATAACCCAATCATCAATATCCACCTGCATAATATTGTCAAGACTATCCCAAAATTTATGTTTCAACTGATCATTATGTGGCCCATAAACGTTTAATATAATAGAATCCACCATTTTGCCCACCCATCGACCACGTATTCCCAAGAAAAATTCCCTTTCAACCGCCCCGGACACACAAAATCTAGTAGGGTTCCAAATTAAAATTGACCCCCGATAATCCCAccgatggtttaaagatatattcaAAAAATTTATTTCCCCATAACAACTCAATCATAAAATCAGTAACTCGTTTTCTTTTGAATTCTTGAATTGCAAAAATGTCCGGATTATGAAATTGAATTAATTTTTTAATCCAATTAAATTTTTCTTTTTTAACTTTCCCGAGCCCACGTACGTTTAACGATATTATCTTCATTTTAAACACATAtataaagagaaaacgaaagaagGGTAAAGTTACTTCCCTGACGGAGCCCCGATCCACTCAAGCCCAATATCGTGGCCAAATTCTTTTAAGCCCATGCTACAATTCGAAAGCGATTATTCGTTGCTAGAAGTAGGATTGTTTGAAGCTCTTATCCTTGAAACCTTACATTCCTTCTCATAATTGTTTGAACCGGTCCTATTGGAACACCCCTTACAGTCAATTTGCTAGATTTTGATCGACAGGACCCTTGACAGAAACATTCGGATCAGCCTGGGCTGGAACATAATTAATATCAGTTGGAGTGTTGGTGTCGACATCTTTATTATTCTTGGTGTCAATGAGCTCGTTGTCACTTTCTTTAATTCGTTGTGCCGGGAGCCACTTATGTAATTCGTGCGTATGTCGTGGGGTTGGTTGAAAACCCGGGGGGCAGTCAACATCCACATGTCCCACAACATTACCCTGAATGTTATCGTTATCACCTGTAGGATTAGGGATAGAAGTGTCCTTTTTTTCAACGTACGACACATATGGTGAGTCGGGTGTGAACGTAGGAATGGGAGGAGGCCCGTCCTGAAGTTCTGGCCCGTGAGAATTGTTGGGCTGGACATTTGCATTATTCTCACCACCTTTTAGAACATTACGGGCATAAGACGTCTGGGCCGCAACATCATCGAATATTATTTGTTCCAACACAAAATTATCATTAACAGTAACATTTCCCGAACCTGTAACATTGCCGCAAGCCTTCTGGGCCAGCCCTTCAGCAGACATTTAGGCTAATCCAATATCACTCATTTTTTGGTCGACCTCATTTAAATGTTCATTAACAAAATCCTTCACATGATTATCGAGATTGTTAACAGAGGATGTACCATTCACCTGTTCTTTATTAGGACCAACAAATGAGCTTTCAGCCACCCAACATTTTGAATTGTTGTCACCAGGTTCAACCTCATTAGACTTTAGATTCGGGTTATGACCAAAGAAGTCATCGTAGAAATCTGATTTTGTTTCATCATCTATATTTGCATATTCGACATTACCCGGTAACTCAGACTCCGATATCCCATCACTTCCATCACTTTCCACGTGATCCGGGTTAACATTAACTTCGAAAATCCCATTGGTTTCTTCCATTACATAAGCAAAAAAGATGGAACTATCGGATGTAACACGCACAATGTCATGTACCAAGTGTGCAACACGTAACTTAACTAATACTTTTGCTACAACGAGATTTTGGTTACCTTTTAGAGAGCAATTTGAGAAGTCAATTGGTTCGCCCCACCATTTTGCGATGGCAGTAAATGTGTTTTCATTCCAAAACTGGACAGGAATACCCGTGATGTTTAACCATGTAATTCGACCTTGGTATGAGTGGTGTTCATCCCATTTGCGAATGTTGGACATCCATTTGTGGATACAATGGTGTTTCGCATTAAGAATGGATGAAGCTTGCTCCTCGGACTCAAAGATGAACATAACTTCCATCCCACCAAGGTACTTTACCTTCACATTATCCAGATTCTCCATTTCGCACAGAAATAAGATATGTTCAAGATATTCAAGTTTAAGGATGGTACCAATAATAGCTTTATTCAGGATTTCAGTGTCATTACGTCTACCCACAACAGAGATTTCTCTAAATTTACCATTGCAGTCCCAACGATTAAACCACCCGATGCTCGTTAATTCTTTCGTAATATCACTAGTGTATCCGTCCATATTCCCAACCACCTTGTTAAACGGACGCCCATCAGTAAACCCCTTATTCGGAATGGTATGATGATTAGGTAAAGACGATGAAACGGGTTTTGTATAAGGGGGTTGTATAGGTATATCATTCGAGGCAGAAGCTTTTCGATCAAGGGCCCTATAAGCCTTTAGCCACCCATTACTAAGATATATGGAGTTTAGACGTTTAAGCAAGAAATTAAGGTCGGTAACATCCATGAATTTAACAAAAGCGAATTTATTACGATTTCTTAATCTTTTCGTGAAGGGTATGAAGATGTCGTGTACATTCCCATACCTGCTAATGAAGCAACGAAGATCAATCTTGCTCCATGAATCTAGGAATCCGAAAACCATAACCGATGTGATAGACGTTGATACCGGGACAAGTTTTGGGGTGAAAGGTTCGTGATCACGAGAACTAGATTGTTGGTTTAGTGGAATGTTGTTAGGAAAGGTGGATGCACTTTTAGGATTTGTAGGTTTGGTTGCTTGTTTAGGGTTTGTGGTattaggtgtaacgacccggaaatttccgaccaaatttaaactctaatctctatatgtttccgacacgataagcaaaaaccctaatgttgagtttagaaagtctgaaatctatattggaatgattagttacctttgaccaagcctgacgattcacgaacattatgtgtatgtatgatatatatttattaactgataacgttaacaagatattagatatgtaatatcaggtttcgatataagattactataattatcgacaagtgtaaaagataatataaattttataaatatctgaaactgtctttgtcaaattattaacgagtcattttaataaaataaagatttttaataagcaccaaaagactacaacatttcatcacatgattTTAAGTTAAAactttggaaatcactaaacctgcgcacttgcacgagaaaaatcataactaattcattcggactcgaaaaagggtgatcttggtgtccaaacgaccgtaactcaaaaatctacaacttttgtgactataccttacacgaatcgtgtacccatctacacgaatcgtgtaatgttttgcCAAAATAAAGTGGGTAGGTACGAAAATTTCTTTAAAAAGGCTTGtacgtttcattttttttttcatttttcatcaaacaccaacacacacacatatatttattactccgtatactcacataaataaataaattaaaaatattattattattactaatcaagattactaagattattagtatcaatattcatattactagtattagtattatttttgagGGAAATTATCAGTgttatttctaaaatttatacaaaAATCCTATGATGGGGTTccgcccaagtgttccaaaactaatTTCATGAGTGGGATAATATTAAGAAGATTATGGGTCATAGctgtggaagttatgggtatggatcgggggttttgctcgtgagacaaactagtgtttatcatctccgttgtgtctaaataatatcctgcaatattgaatctcaatattgatacgtgagcactctaaacttaacttttatttacttttagtgtatccttgactagtgctcgagaaattaggatcgtgtatatttttatatcaattttttttttgttaaaatatatttttaggatagaatctgaattagttactcttgtgattgaaataaggtatatgaataatatgtttttggaaaggtggcgaaaaactataaacttttcatttagatgtcgaatgaattcgacggacagatttgaagttatagccaattgaactttcgtacaaattattaaaaatgaatatttttatgttACGTCGTTGTtaaaattgttgttattattataaacacTACCATCGAGGTTATTAAAATTTTTAGTAActaatatttttacaacaaatgtaaaattattattttaattattattattattaaaactattaattattatctttattaaaaatattattttaaaaacaattaataattttgtcaaaaattgtcaaaatattactttaactattataatcaacaaaattataaatttatcatttttgttattgttattaaattattattatgaaaattatcaatttattaataaaattatcattttaaggaaatattattattataaaatattaattcatcaatttgatatatttttgtatataaaatattatttattaacaagtattgttatttactataaataaattttgttaaatatttaaaatataaaatgactatatttattcAGGTATAAATTTTTGGAGTccattttgagtcaaatgaatttctgttaacttttacaaattagtctcgagcattaggattggtacactagAAATTGACTTTAATCGTTATTTAGATATTAATcgatataaaattatataattaattaggttcgtgaatcgaaggccaaccttataagttatcaatgatgttatatgtatttttactacaaaatacaattggtgagtttcatttgctccctttttaattgcttttgcaatatatatttttgggactgagaatacatgcgatgcttttataaatgtttacgaaatagacacaagtacttaaaatacattctacgttgagttgtaccacttgcatacttccctgtagcttggtaactaatatttacagctgtattgtaaacgcgaatcctgttgatagatctatcgggcctgacaaccccaaccggactggacgaccagtattcaacggttgcacagtacttcgttaaagcgactacactttggtacagtgtagtaagattatatatattaaagggaatatgcgacgtgattaaatgttaagtatggttaccaagtgctcaaccacttagaatgcttttatacacttgcgattgtacagatatttataactatgaaatcttgtggtctattgaaacttttgataactgttgttgcgataaacttatgaactcaccaaccttttggttgacacttttaagcatgtttattctcaggtacgaattaagtcttccgctgtgcattagctcatataaaggatactagttgggaccatttaagtcatgatacaagaacgttgcattcgagtcattgaagatcattaagagctaaaatttagttatttgaattttgggaaatgttagacgaacatgtcaattttgatgtaatggtagattgtctttttaagaataaatgcaacgtttgtaaaatgtatcatatagaggtcaaatacctcgcgatgttatcaactattataattcgtttgtaatcgatatggacgttgtccgaatggattaggaacggaTCGTTATATTAGGGTTTGTAGTATTTTCTGtgcggttagggttagggttagccgATGAAGATGGCACCCATTTCTGTTTGTAAACCGGATGATGTGTGTTTGGATTACCAAAACGGTGGATCAGGTTTCTTGCAAACGAGTGATTATTAGTGAGTTTTGTGTTGCCTTTTCGCCTTCTTTCAACCAAAGTCCAAACCTCATCAGCCGAGGGATTAAGAAAAGTCGATGGGGGATTGTGATTATTATGATGGTTATATTGACTGGATGATTGCGCGGGTAGTGGATGGAGACGACGACGGCGGCCAACAGTGGCCGGAGTAAAAGGCGAGGTTGGAATTTTAAACGCCATATTAGATTGGAGATAGATTGGACAAGGTTTTGATTAGAAAAAAGATTgca comes from Rutidosis leptorrhynchoides isolate AG116_Rl617_1_P2 chromosome 4, CSIRO_AGI_Rlap_v1, whole genome shotgun sequence and encodes:
- the LOC139840626 gene encoding uncharacterized protein, whose translation is MVDSIILNVYGPHNDQLKHKFWDSLDNIMQVDIDDWVICGDFNEVRRRTERKNCEFIESRAKMFNDFIDKANLIEIPLGGMKFTRISDDGLKYSKLDRFLVSEACYASWDGISACTLDRDYSDHYPIILKDMNNDFGLKPIRIFNNWFEDEKSDDLIKDVWKVTIHNPRADCIFRDKLKNVKGVLKEKCNPKYNSLNAEIDSLHKEISKWKNIIGTRDLSEVEIASWLDLKKSGFKKIGRKAIY